GTTCCACAGAGCTTGTGTCTCTGCCATAGCCTTCAACAACTTGTTCTGTCGCATAATCAATTCGAGGGTGCCATTGGCGCGTGCCTGGGGAGCCTGCCGGATCTTAAGTACCTCTACCTTGGCTCTAATAAGTTCATAGGCATCACAATTCCTCCTTCCTTGGGAAACCTTTCGAAACTTGAGCACTTAGATCTTTCAAGCAATGGCCTGGTTGGAAACATACCAGATGGACTCGGTAACCTATCTCTCTTGCGTACCATCAATTTGGCACACAACAATCTCACAGGTATGGTGCCCCAGTCCATGTTCAACATCTCTACTCTCCAGAGCATGGCCCTGGGTTACAATGGCCTCCACGGACAGCTTCCAAGAGACACAGGCATTCAGCTTCCCAATCTCGAGAAGCTCGACCTAACGATGAATGGTTTCAGCGGGGAGATCCCGAAGAGCTTGGTCAATTGCGAGCGTCTACAAATGCTCCTTCTGGGCAACAACCGATTCTCGGGGAGCGTTCTCTCATGGCTGGGCAGTATGCCTAACCTTGCCGCCGCGGTGCTCAATGATAACGAGTTCACCGGCACCATTTCACCTTATTTGGCCAATCTTTCGACATTGCAGGTTCTTACTGTTTCTCGTAACAGATTGATCGGGGAGATACCAGAGACAATAGGAATGTTATCACAGATGGAGTTTCTGGATTTTGATTTTAACAATCTCACAGGCACAGTTCCCCCCTCCATTTTTAACATGTCCTCTCTCCATGTCTTGAGTCTAACGAACAATCGCCTCAAGGGTCGCCTTCCGCAAGATGTTGGCTCCACGCTTACAGGTCTCCTCAATCTCTTGTTGGACAATAACAGCTTTGATGGGCAGATACCAACATCACTCGGTAATGCTACCAAGTTAGAGATTATTGGTTTATCAGCTAACAAGTTTAGCGGAACAATCCCTTTAGAATTGGGTAGATTACAACACCTTGAGAAACTCGTTCTTTCTGGCAATTTATTGACAAACATGCCTGGTACCACTGAGCTTTCTATTATCACTGCCTTAACAGAGTGCACAGCTTTAAAAGTCTTTGATTTTTCAGATAACTTGCTTAGTGGTATTCTTCCCACTTCTATTGGAAACTTATCGTCCAACATCAATGAGGCTAGGATGAGGGCAAACCAAATAAGGGGTACGATTCCTTTAGAAATTACTAACCTAACGAATCTCTATCTTTTGGACTTGAGTGATAATAGAATAAGTGGGGACATTCCATCGGATATCGGAAGGCTGCATGACCTACAAGGGCTCTATCTTTATGGTAATATGTTAGAGGGTTTCATCCCGCCTCAATTTTACCAAATGGTTAAACTTGTTAATGTTGACTTGAGTGAAAACATGCTCTGTGGGCAAATATCAAGCTCGATATCCAATCTTAGCAACTTGCAGTTATTATACCttagctcaaacaatttgtcctCAACGATCCCACCAAGCTTTTGGCAGCTTAAAAATTTAGGATTCGTCTTTTTGCAGGACAACTCTCTTACGGGGTCCCTCCCATTGGAGATTGGAAATCTAGCCAATGTGTACCAGATGGACTTCTCTGCAAATAAGTTGTTTGGAGATTTGCCTGCATCCTTAGGGAAGCTTCAAATGCTTCAATATCTAAATCTCTCTAACAACATATTTTCTGGATATATCCCACAAAAGCTTGAAACAATGGTGAACTTGGAAACACTTGACCTTTCTCACAACTCTTTATCAGGAGAAATTCCGAAGGATCTGGGACAAATGAGAAATATCAAGAGCCTGGATTTGTCATTCAATCAATTGGTAGGAGAAATTCCAAGTGATGGGATCTTTGCCAACCTTACTGCGGATTCATTTGAGGGAAACTATGGCCTTTGTGGGGCTTCGAGATTTGGGGTGCCAAGGTGTTCCAACAAGAACAAGCAACACAAGAGATTCAATCTAACAGGAATTGTTATTGCAAGCGCAGTTGGAAGTTGTGCTTTCCTGTTTGTTGTCGCCCTGCTCGTGATTAAACCATTTCGTGAAAAGGCAGTAGCTGTAAAGCATGATTTAGCTGTATTATTTCCCAGAACCAAACATCCATTGATCTCGTAtagagagctattgcatgcaacaaACAACTTTGACGATTCGAACTTGATTGGAAGTGGAAGTTTTGGCTCTGTTTACAGAGGAATCCTTTCTGATGGGACAAAAGTTGCTGTGAAAGTGTTAAACCTGCTGTTCGAGGGGGCATTGAACAGCTTCAGCATAGAATGTGAGATCATGAGAAAAGTTAGACATCGAAATCTTTTGAGAATTATCTCTTCTTGCACCAATGAAGAGTTCAAAGCTTTGGTTCTTCAGTACATGCCACGAGGGAGTTTAGAGGATTGCTTATATGCGAGTGCAGAGAGCCTGAATCTtctccaaagattggatatcatgattgatgtagCATGTGCCATGGAATACCTTCACCATGATTTTTTTGAGCCTGTACTTCATTGCGACTTGAAGCCAAGCAATGTGCTTTTAGATGACGATTTGACGGCATACGTTGCTGATTTTGGTATTGCAAAGATGTTGGCCGGAAGCAAGTCATCTACTCTTACAGAAACTCTCGGTTCAACAGGATATATTGCTCCAGGTACTCTTCATTTTCTCCACTTATTAGTACTCCATAATTTTCTCTATGCAATTAAGTAGCACTAGCAGAGGCATAGATTCTTCCAAATCCATCGGaccaaaaataaaacaaaaatgaatgctTAGTACCTGAAAATGTTAGAGTAAGAATTGCATAGGAAATGAAAGACGCCAATTGTAACTCTCCCTCGATCTGACAACATCAGGAATTGAGTCCATAAGCTCTGCTCCAGAGAGCACGTAGGgcactgcccacacaagccttATTTGCTGGTCTGCTCTTCCAGATTATGCGCGCCAATTGAACTCTTGGCCTTGTTTTAATTGACTTGGGAGTTCTTACGTTTATTCTTGCTTGAATTAGCTAGCTGATCTCGTATTGCTCTGAAATTTGCAAGTGAAATCCCCCACAGCTGTAAACTGTAAAACATGCACTGCTTATGCATGTTTTCCACTTTATTAATCCCACTGACCTTGTAATTATATCTTCAAATGCATGGGGGAGTGGTCAGAATTTGGGATGAGCGGAAAGGTATCAACTAAAGCCGATGTTTATAGCTATGGAGTTCTTCTTCTGGAGACGTTCACAAGGAGAAAACCTACCGATCCAATGTTTGCGGGTGATTTTAGCTTGATTCAGTGGGTAGCTGATGAACTTACTGCATCTCCTGATGCAGTTCTAGAGGTCATTGATGGATGCCTTCTGGACGAGTATTCTGGCAGCAGCCACACTGGGCAGCGAGAAGCTGTGAGATCAATCACCAAAAACGAGCTTCTTGTATCGATCTTGCAAGTTGGTCTGCTATGTTCAAGGGAGTCTCCGAGAGGGAGAACCAACATGAGACAAGTTGTAGCAGATCTAAAGAAGATCAGAGAAAAACTGAGCATCTTAGAAACGGCTAACATGGCGAGAAACGTCCTTACTCCTTGAAAGTTTCTTGCAGGATGTCTTTCGTTATCTATTGCTCCGTTTTTCGTTCTGCTCAAGAAGGTGTTGCTCATCCTATCGGCTGTCGAACACGTCTCATGCCTCAATCTCTATGTCTCTCACGCCTCATGAATCCTTCGTTGACCAATTCCTGTAAACAGCACGTCAAAAAAGATTGCATATACTTCTTTAATCGAATATCGAATTTAATTTGGAATAATTTTGCTATTTCTGTCTTCGGATCATTAAAATagtcaaagaaaaaataatttttctttcatgcatgAAAGTTTTAAACTAATCAGTAGTAGAACATGGGGCCTCATAACCACCACCCAACGAGCAGCAAGCTGACATCAAAACACGGAATGAGATACGTTCACACTGACTACGCGTTGCCGATgtccaaagtttttttttccccttgttAGCTCTTATGCTTGCACAAAGTAAAGAAAAACTTGACAGTTGACTTTCAATTCATAAATCTTgtaaaatgagaaacaaaagaGTTTAACATATAAAAACTTATAAACAAGCACCCAATGACATATGAAACCAAGTCGACAAGTCTTgttctttaaaataaattttaagaaacataATATCAAATTTAGATTATTAATACAATGCATATGAACTAGAAAACAACTAACATCTTAGAAAACCAGCAAGAATGACTATGGATCAATCTGCAATTCTTTGTCAACAAATATCAACTATTCAAccaagagagaggaagagggaataTATGAAATACAAATAGAAATATCAACACAAGCTGAATCTAACCTTGGGGAAATATTGTGACATCTCCCGACCGTTTCTAGGTGCACTCCGATGTCGTGAGGGTGCGTGCGCATCAAGCATCTAACAACACTGGTGGCTCGCAAGAGAGTTGTAACGTACAGATGAATAGCACGAAACCGCCACCCTCAGACTGGCCACTGTTACCCCGATCGGAATCATTtgcattattttatatatatatctatatatcatCATCTTCATGTACCACATCACCGACATGCATTTATTCATCTAATGTACAAAGTCGCAATTTCCGCCCTTATCTTTCGACGTTCTTAGCGCATTAATATGAAAGGAAATTCAAAAGAGAgcgaataaagaaaagaatagaaaagcaAACGAAAGCAAAGCAAAGAGAGGGGGCGAAAGGGATTTTGGTAAGAATGAAGAACGCCCATCCTTCCCCAAAATGGCTGCTTAGATGTAATTAGTCACGGCGTCCACACATGGGCTGACAAGTTTTACGCGGGACTGATTAGTGATTACATGGATGACCAAATTGGAGTCCCACCGccattattgaaaaaaacaaaggagaaaCCATAACCATAGAGCACGTAGTTGGCACACCCTCTCTCTATCTACCACGTACTGATATATTTATGGGGCGAGCAATCAGTGACGTACCAAACAGAACCAGCTGCATCTGTACACTCTCGGCCATGGTTCCGTCTCCTTCGATACGAACCCAGCTCCACGCGCTATGCCGTTTGGCCATCACAGCCTTCATCTTCCAATCAAGCCTGTCTGCCCAGGTTCCCCTGAACAATATTACAGACCACACGGCGTTGCTTTCCTTCAAGTTGTCCACCAACGACCCCATCAATGCACTGGCTAATTGGAACAGCAGTACTTCTTTCTGCAACTGGAATGGAGTGCTATGCAGTCGTCGGAGACAGAGAGTTGTAGCTCTAGATCTTGCTGCCATGTCCCTCGAAGGTACTGTTTCTCCATACCTTGCCAACCTCTCCTTCCTCCAGGCCCTCAACCTCAGCTCCAATCTTTTTCATGGCACTCCTCCCATCGAGCTTGCTCAGCTTCCTCGGTTAAGAATCCTCCACCTGTCTGCAAATAATTTGGATGGCGCAATTCCACAAAGCTTGTGTCTCTGCCGTAGCCTTCAACAACTGTCTTTGTCGCGTAATCAATTCGAGGGTGCCATAGACGCGTGCTTCGGGAGCTTGCCAGATCTTGAGTACCTCTCCCTTCGTTCTGATAACTTGGTTGGTAGCACGATTCCACCTTCCTTGGCAAATCTGTCAAAGCTCGACACCTTAGATCTTTCCGGAAATGGACTGGTCGGAAACATACCAGGCGAATTTGGCAGCATTCCTCGCTTCCGTAGAATCAATTTATCTTTCAACAACCTCACAGGCATGCTTCTGAAGGAAGTCTTCCTAACTCCCACACCAAACAACACTACAAAAGGGCacgttaaaataaaacttgaaaagacctcaacactttcattctttttcttactCTTTGGATTACACGCATGGAACTAGTATttatagaacaaaagaaaaaactacccaCTAATGCCACTTGCCAAAAAGCAGCTCCATTTTGTGGACACATAACCACTAATTCCTATTTTTATggctaaagaaaaaaaactaaaaaaaaaccaccacatGTTTACACGATCTTCACTTCCACATATTTctcacacgttcacattaactaacaTTTCTCCCCCTTAATGTGAAAAATCTTGTACTCCAATCGCTTAtcgaaaattgaaaaactttgatgGTGGTAGTGCTTTTGTAAAACCATCCACAACTTGCTCTTTTGTGAAACATTGCTTcaactcaatttcttctttctcaatcACGTCTCTAATAAAGTGATAACGTAACTCTATATGTTTAGTCCTTCCGTGAAATGATGGATTTTTTGCCATGGAAATAGTAGATTTGTTATCACAGTATAACTGAGTTGGATTCTCTTGCTTCAATTGAAGATCTTCTAAAATACGTCTCATCCATATCGCTTGACATgcagcagcagtagcagcaaTATACTCAGCTTCCGAAGATGATAAGGCTGTTgaactttgtttctttgagcaccACGACACAGCActtgaaccaaatccaaatacaaaacCACTTGTACTTTTTCGATCATCAACAGAACCTGCCCAATCACTATCAGTATATCCAAGTAAACCAAAGTTAGTCACAGGTTTATAAAAAATTCCATAGTTGAGTGTAGATTGAATGTAACGAAGAATTCTTTTTGCTGCACCAAGATGTTGCACTGAAGGATCTTGCATGAACCTTGATATCAAACTCACTGAAAAcacaatgtcaggtctggtatGTGTCAAGTACATCAATGCACCGACCATGcttcttaaatatttttcatttacttttgccATTCCATCATCTGCATTCAGCTTTTCGTTGGTGTTCATGGGAGTTGCACAACCATTACAATTcatcattttaaactttttcagaGTATCTAATGCATATTTTCCTTGCGATATAAAGATTCCTTCATCACTTTGTACtacttgaagaccaagaaagtaATGCAACAATCCCAAATCAGACATTTCAAACTCCCTCATcatacaatttttaaattctgcAATAAGGCTAGAAGAAGTGCCAGTATaaataatgtcatccacataaacactTACAATAAGTAAATGATTTTCACTCACTTTGACATAAAGAGTTGACTCACTATCACTTCTTTGAAAGccattttgaagaagaaatttaTCAAGACGACTATACCAAGCACGAGGAGCTTGTTTAAGTCCGTATAATGCCTTTTTAAGTTTATAAACCTTGTCttctttcctttaattttaaatccagGTGGTTGATCAACATACACTTCTTCATTCAAATAGCCATTTAGGAAAGCAGACTtgacatcaaactgaaaaactTTCCATTTAAATTGAGCAGCAATAGAAAGAACCATTCTTACTGTCTCAAATCTTGCAACAGGTGAAAACGTCTCAGTAAAATCAATTCCATATACTTGCACAAAACCTCTAGCAACCAGccttgttttatattttttcacgtTACCTTTAGCATCATACTTCACCTTATAGACCCATTTTACTCCAATTGGTTCCTTTCCCGACGGCAACTTAGAGAGCTCCTATGTGTCATTCTTTTCTATGGTttgtatttcctcttccatagcATTCATCCAATTTTTGTCTACACATGCTTCATCAAAAGTTGAAGGTTCTATAACAGCAAAAGCGAATGCACACTTATAAATGTCATTTAAGGATCGTACCTTTCTTGGAGGAGTTTCTTCAGAAATGGATTCAATACCTTCATTGATCGTCTCCTTCAAGGCttcatctttctcctttggttCTTCGTCAATAtgacttggattcacttcttCCCCGTCAACTTGGAGTTTCATGGTTTCATTCTTAACCCAATCCCAGCAagctttttcatcaaatataatgTCTCTTCTTATAATCATCTTCTTAGTGATAGGATTATAAAGACGATAACCCTTAGTTTCACTACTATaaccaatgaaaatgcatttttcactcTTCTTATCCAACTTGCTTCTTTCACTAGGATCAattaatgcatatgcaacacatccaaagacttttaACATACTTACATTTGGTTTGCGATTCCACCATGCTTCGAATGGAGTTTTGTTTCTGACTGCCTTTGTTGGAGAAATGTTGAGAAGATATACTGCCGTATggattgcttcagcccaaaattCACTTGgtaattgtttttcatttaacatgctgCGTGCCATTTCCACCACTGTCCGATTTTTCCTTTcggccacaccattttgttgtggggtctTCCTTACTGTAAACTGTCTACGAATGCCatgatttttacaaaataaaccaaattcaTCAGACAAAAATTCTCCCCCTCTATCCGTACGTAGTATATTTATTACatttccactttctttttctgcaaacacTTTAAACTCTTTAAATTTATCCATTACATCAGATTTGTGACTGAAAAAATATACCCAATTCATTCTAGTGTAATCATcagtaaatagcaaaaaatacttgctaccatttaatgaagaagttttcattgGACCGCATATGTCAGCATGAACTAATTGAAGCGGTATTTTAGCTCTCCATGATTTTCTAACTTGAAATGGTAATTTATGTTGTTTACCATAAATATACCCttcacatacatcatcatgaCAATCAATAGATAGTAGTCCATATACCATACCTTTTTTATGTAAGAGCTTCAATCCATTAAAATGAAGATGTCCATATCTCACCTGTCATAGCTTGGAATCAtcaatttttgtcataaaagCATTTGTCTCAAGAGGAAACATTTTATTTCGAACCATATTTACTTTCGCAAGAACTACaccacttttatttttaatttcacaagcatcattttcaaataaaagtgtGTACCCTTTTTGAACCAATTGCCCAACACTAAGCAAATTTTGAGCCAACCCGGGAACGTAATACACATCATTAATAAATTTTTCCATACTTGTTTCTGATTTGATGATAGCAGTTCCTTTGCCCTTCACATTTATTCTATTATTGTCTCCAAGCCACACATCCAACTGTATAGTCTCATCAATGTCTTTGAAAAAACTCTTGTTACCTGTCATATGATTACTGCAGCCGCTATCTACAAACCAAACTTCACTCTTGCAACTGTTAGCATCCATAGTTGTAAGaaataaattctcattttcttctacaaaactagcttgttgttttgccttttcaaaacatttagcTTCTATATGACCAAACTTCTTGCAAAAGTTACATTGTTTTCCTCTAAAGTACTGATTTTGATTACCTTTCCCTGTTGTGTCATGGGTTTTATGGAAATTTCCATGGAATCTTCCACATCCTCTACCATAACCACGAGTGACTCCTCTATAGCCTCCTCGTCCTTGACtccttccttcatttctttgatcatagcttccattcttctcttttgaaaactcTATCTTTGTTTGGAAAACTTGCTCTATTCCTTTTTCTGTATTCCTTTTTCTGTTGACCTGTTCATACGTTGCTCATGTGCTAAAAGAGACCCCATTAGTTCATCAATAGAATAAATAGACAAATCTTTGGATTCTTCTATTGCAGTgacaacatgatcaaatttagaAGGAAG
This window of the Nymphaea colorata isolate Beijing-Zhang1983 chromosome 2, ASM883128v2, whole genome shotgun sequence genome carries:
- the LOC126409735 gene encoding LRR receptor-like serine/threonine-protein kinase EFR; the protein is MVPSPSIRTQLHALCRLAITAFIFQSSLSAQVPLNNITDHTALLSFKLSTNDPINALANWNSSTSFCNWNGVLCSRRRQRVVALDLAAMSLEGTVSPYLANLSFLQALNLSSNLFHGTPPIELAQLPRLRILHLSANNLDGAIPQSLCLCRSLQQLSLSRNQFEGAIDACFGSLPDLEYLSLRSDNLVGSTIPPSLANLSKLDTLDLSGNGLVGNIPGEFGSIPRFRRINLSFNNLTVFIEQKKKLPTNATCQKAAPFCGHITTNSYFYG
- the LOC116247229 gene encoding LRR receptor-like serine/threonine-protein kinase EFR, which translates into the protein MADSLSPSTRTQLFSLCFLATTALLLFRSTLSYTHVHLNNIRDQRALLAFKLSTNDPMNTMSNWKRNTSFCNWNGVSCSRRRQRVVALNLAGMSLKGTISPYLANLSFLHVLNLCSNLFHGTPPIELGQLARLRILDLSENNLEGAVPQSLCLCHSLQQLVLSHNQFEGAIGACLGSLPDLKYLYLGSNKFIGITIPPSLGNLSKLEHLDLSSNGLVGNIPDGLGNLSLLRTINLAHNNLTGMVPQSMFNISTLQSMALGYNGLHGQLPRDTGIQLPNLEKLDLTMNGFSGEIPKSLVNCERLQMLLLGNNRFSGSVLSWLGSMPNLAAAVLNDNEFTGTISPYLANLSTLQVLTVSRNRLIGEIPETIGMLSQMEFLDFDFNNLTGTVPPSIFNMSSLHVLSLTNNRLKGRLPQDVGSTLTGLLNLLLDNNSFDGQIPTSLGNATKLEIIGLSANKFSGTIPLELGRLQHLEKLVLSGNLLTNMPGTTELSIITALTECTALKVFDFSDNLLSGILPTSIGNLSSNINEARMRANQIRGTIPLEITNLTNLYLLDLSDNRISGDIPSDIGRLHDLQGLYLYGNMLEGFIPPQFYQMVKLVNVDLSENMLCGQISSSISNLSNLQLLYLSSNNLSSTIPPSFWQLKNLGFVFLQDNSLTGSLPLEIGNLANVYQMDFSANKLFGDLPASLGKLQMLQYLNLSNNIFSGYIPQKLETMVNLETLDLSHNSLSGEIPKDLGQMRNIKSLDLSFNQLVGEIPSDGIFANLTADSFEGNYGLCGASRFGVPRCSNKNKQHKRFNLTGIVIASAVGSCAFLFVVALLVIKPFREKAVAVKHDLAVLFPRTKHPLISYRELLHATNNFDDSNLIGSGSFGSVYRGILSDGTKVAVKVLNLLFEGALNSFSIECEIMRKVRHRNLLRIISSCTNEEFKALVLQYMPRGSLEDCLYASAESLNLLQRLDIMIDVACAMEYLHHDFFEPVLHCDLKPSNVLLDDDLTAYVADFGIAKMLAGSKSSTLTETLGSTGYIAPEFGMSGKVSTKADVYSYGVLLLETFTRRKPTDPMFAGDFSLIQWVADELTASPDAVLEVIDGCLLDEYSGSSHTGQREAVRSITKNELLVSILQVGLLCSRESPRGRTNMRQVVADLKKIREKLSILETANMARNVLTP